A segment of the Flavobacteriales bacterium genome:
CGCACCCATCCAGGTCAAGCGCAGCGATGCCATCGGGCGCAACGTCATCGACAACCTCTTCAGCGCATTGCAACGCTTCGATAAGAAGCTCTATGAGAAGAAGAAGGCCGCCGCAGCGCCCGCTGCCTACCTCATCGCCTTCAGCTTCAGCAAAGGCGCCGTCGAGGAAGTAGCCCGCCTCAAAAGCAAGGAAGGCTGCATCATCAGGCTCGTCGCCGTCGAGGACATCGTTCCCATCGCCAAGAAGCCCACCGTCAAGTTGGAGATCAGTGAGCTCGGTCGCGACAAGAAGGGCGTACGGGAGCTCAAACTCCGCGCGGAAGGCGTCAGCGAAGCTGGCATTGAGTTCTTCAGTTGGGATTGGGACTACAACGAAGCCCTAGGCTTCAAGCCCGAAGTCCTGCTTGATCGCATCGGCACCCAGGAGAAGACCTTCAAGCCCGGCCTCCACACCATAGCCGTCATGGCAATTGATGCCGCGGGCCTCGAAGGTCTGGAGGTTGTCAAGCTGAAAGTCAACGGGAGTGTGGAACGGAGCTGACCGCTTCGTCGGCTACTCCCATCAGCCTCCGCCCAATTGGTACGTGTTCCAAAACCGGCTGCGCAAGGGGGTGCGTGCTCTTTTACCTCCTCCGGTCAATACCGACGGATGAATTATTTCCGAAGGGGAAAGTGGCTCATCGACCTACCCGGTGATGGGATAGACTTTGAGGTTCACAAGGGTGAGAATGACCAAGCCCTTGCTTAGATGGGGTGTTAGTCGTGGGACGGATGAAGTTCAACGTTCGACGACGAATCGGAGGCTTTGAACACCAGATTCCGAGTTAACAAGCAGCGTGTAAACCCCGCTAGCGGCTTGGACCTGAAGAGGTACTCGCTGTCTACCATTGATTGCCTCGCTGAACAGTACCCGACCAGCCATGTCCTCAATGCGGGCTGTTCCCGATTTCCAGTCAGTGGGGAGGTAAAGCATTGCTTGCCCGCTATTTGGGTTCGGTGCCAAGTAACAACCCGCAGGTTGGCCAGGTGTCGTAACACCCGTGATGATGAAGAACTCGCAATCAGAGATCGAGTTGCAGCCGTTTTGGGTCACGGCCACTGCGTATTGACCAGTCAGAGTAGGGTAGAATTCCTGATCCGTTGCACCGTCAATAGGTGTGTTCGCGTTGGCGCAATCCAACCATTGGTAGGTCGCATTCTCAGTTGAAGCTACGAGCACGTTCCCTCCGTTCTGGATGACCGCCTCGGGATTTGGGTTCACCACTACCAACTGATCGACCGATATGGAGTCGATGCCATTAATGAATGTGGTAACAAGGCTAACGGGGTATACTCCTGCCTGGGAATAGTATACGATTGCGCCGGGGCCTGTGGAACTGGACGGTGACCCTCCAGGGAAAGTCCACTCGTGGCTGACTGCCAGACCCTGTGAGGCATCAGTAAATGTTACTGATTCACCTTCGCAGATAACCTCGTCAGTGTATTCAAACGCTGCTACCAATGCAGCAGGATCATCAATGATTGTCACGAAGGTTGTGTCCGACAGGCCCAAGTATGTATAGACTACTTCTGTACTCCCGACAGCCAGCGCTTGAAAAACACCTTCCCCTTCGTATGAGAGCAATGGACCGTTAATGGCTATGTCAAGCCCATTAGCGTCTACAAGGCTCACAGCTTGGCTCGAGCCATTGAAATAGCCTTCTAGCATTATGGATTCAGTAAGACCCAGCGGTATGGTGACCGAGTGTGGTATTGCTCGAATACTGTCAGGAGGAACCGACGCGGACACTGTGATGTATCCTTCGTCATTCGAGGTCCATTCCGTGTCGGTTCCACCAAGCAGGAACAAACCAACGTTGCCAACCGCATTTGCGGGTATTGTGAACTCCAATTGGTTCACTGGTACAGTGTCGATCACGATGGGGTCCAACCCATTGGGAAGGGCCATTAAAAGCATCCTTGACATATTCCCAGCATAGCTTATGTCCACCATTACTGAAGCGCCGGCCGCGAACTCCTGACCATCCCAAGGACTGTCAATGCTGACTTGGTCACTCCCGCCCGACCTGGCCGCAACCTGAGGATCGGTCTCGCCCATGGGCGGCATATACACCAGGTTGGCTTGTGGGAAGCCTGCTTGAGCGAACTGTGGTCCAGTGGGGTCGGAGTTCAGCAATGCACTCGTTTGGTCGTAGATGGTGATGTTCTCAGCCGACCCAATATGCCATTGGGCTGACACAACGGGTTGGAGATTTAGATTGCTCCGTTGCGATGACATCGGTACAACTAGGTCATTCGCTTCGCTGTCATAGATGTTCGCCCCCCCGGTGCTTAGTGCCGCTGCGAATGCGATACTGAATGCAATCGCACCTGAGGCGACCTCTCCAACTGCATTTGACGACAGTGTGACGGACGGCACGGAGTTGAGCTGTGGCAGATTGTTTAGCTTCCAAATTGGCAAGGAGTTCACACGTAGGTCGGAAACGGCTCCCGTGGACAAGCCCCCCCAAGGAGAGCCGAGACCCACGATGGATAGGACTACCGGACACGCACTAGGGTATGGGAAGTTGGTTATTGCGCAGTGATTTGCGAGTTGTGTTCCAAAGTGGGGCGTGCTTACCGTAATGAGCCTGTTCATGTCTTGGCGATAGGTCACCCCATCATGAGATTGCAAATAGATCCGCGAAAGGACACCACCCATGCTATGCCCAATCACCGAAACCTTGCCGCAGCTATAGCCTTGGGACATGGCTTGCGACAAGGCCAGGTTGATTGAATTCGGAACGACCTTACGGTTCACCAGGAACCGCCTGGTGCTGGTCGAGCTATAGTTCGCCCTCCAGAATAGTGGTGATTCCCATGGGAGACTTGCGTCGTAGGGGTACTGCCCTGTTATGAGAAGGCGATCCGCGAGCACTTCGAAAGCGCTTTGATTGCCCCCAAGCCCATGAATGAATGCGATGGGGGAGCGATAGACCCTGATGGGCAGAGAGGCCAATGTTGTTGTTGGGTCGTTCTCTAGGTAGACTTGAATCTCATCGCTTCGACCATATCCGGGTTCATCCATGTATCGAGGGTGCGAAAACCGGGTCCGCACGTAGTTGCCTCCTAGAATGTGGAGGTTATTGAAGGCTCCATAATAGCCGATGTCTCCATTAGAATCTGCTATGCGCAGCTTTAGCTGATTAAGGTCCACAGTTCCCCCTGTTACAGTAACTGTGATCCATGTCGCTCGTGAACCATCTCCACAGATCTTCAAGTAGGGGGAGACGGGCATGGGTATTGGGTTGGGGTAGCTATTGTTCTCGGGTTGTGCTGAAGCCGTTATCGTGTAGGTGATCGGATTACTACCTGCCTGGTTCACTTGGAATGTCTGCCCGGCGATGGTCATTGTCCCATTCCGCACAGACGAACCCGGGTTTGCCGTAACACTGTACTCAACCACACCATTTCCGCTCCCGGGTGACCCGGATACGATCTCGATCATCGAAGCATCATTGGACACCGCTGTCCAGTTGCATCCAACACCAGTGGCCACATTCACCTGATAATTCGGCCCGCCAGCCGCAGGCACAGTCAGATTGCTCGAGGGTGTCAGCACGAAGGCGCAGCCACCACCTGTGCCTGCTTGGTTTACGGTGAATGCTTGTCCAGCAATAGTGATGGTCGCATTGCGAGGCCCAGGTAATGGGTTATTCTCCACCGTAAATTCCAGTAGCATGTCTCCAACACCGTTTGTTGTTGGCCATGAGATCCAACTTGGCACACCGGTTACCGACCAGTTACAGGTCGGCGCGATTGTGAGCTGCACATTGAATGGTCCACCTCCAGCAACTGCGATGTTCACGCTCGTGGGCGCCAGCGATGCAGTGCAGTTGAGGGGTGAACATGCCTCGAAGAGCCACCCCGTATTTCCGCCTAGGTTTGTGCTGTTTCCTGCCCGGAACGTGGCGGTCCCCGCAGCGGTGACGTTCTGCAAAATGCAATACGTGACACATACCGAACCGCCGTTCTTCGTAATCGTGGCCGTACCCGTAATGCTCGTAAGTCCTCCCGCAATCCCATTGGCCGTAAGCGTCCCGGTGAGTGTCTGATTCCCCGAGAGGGTGTAGGTCTTACTGGTGGCGAAGGTCAGGTCGTGGTAGCTCTGGTTGCCATTGAGGTCCCCGTTGCCTGCGAACGACACGTCGTTGAAGGAGTTGTTGGCGCTATTGATGAACCCAGTTCCGCTTGCGTTGGTGAACTCCAGATTATGGTATTGCAGTCCACCGCCACTGAAACTGGGGTTTCCGCTACCAGTGAGGCGGATCAGTGAGGACCCCCGCCGAAAAGCTCATGTTGGATGCGCTTAGCTGCCAGGCATCGTAGGTGCTGCTGGTTGATGTCAGTACGAGGGTGGAACTTCCCAGCGATAGTGCTCGCACGCCGCTGCCTGCCGAGTACAGTTGGTTAGCGAACACGTATTGACTATTGGTGTTGAGGGCACCTGAGGTCAGGGTAATTGTCGTTCCCGTGTTGTATGTGACCAGCGAGTCCTGCAAGGTCCAAGCCCCACCGATGCCATTGAAGGTGATACTTGAACGAACGATTTTGCCTGCCGTGGTAATGGTGCTGTTGCCGCTGTTGGACTTGAAGGTCACCAGGCCGGTGTGCGTCAGGTTCATGCTCTGGGTGAGCGTGTAGGAGCCGTAGATATCCAGCGGCTGGTTGCCGGCCAGCGTCGGGTTGGGCAAACCGGCGGTCCAGGTCATGTTGCGGCAGTAGGCCTGTGCGTTCACCGTCACAGATTGCCCTGCGCCCGTGAACGAATTCGAATCGAACACTACGTTGTCGTAGATCGAAGGGATGCAGTTGCTGCTGTTGCCACCGGAGGTTGTGGACCAATGCAAGGGATCGGTCCAGTTGCCGCTGTTGCCTACCCAGTACAAAGTCTGTGAAGCCGGGGTATTGATGTTCCAGCCCGTATTGCCACCGAAGTCCGTGGTATTGTTGGCGGTGAAGTTGGCGCCACCGCTGGCAGTGACGTTAGTGAGGTAGACATAGTTGATGGTGACACTGCCGCCGTTCTTGATGAAGCCCCCTCCGCTCAGAGGCATCGGCACAGCACAAGTTCCATTGGCCGTAAGCGTCCCGGTGAGCGTCTGATTCCCCGAGAGGGTGTAGGTCTTACTGGTGGCGAAGGTCAGGTCGTGGTAGCTCTGGTTGCCATTGAGGTCCCCGTTGCCTGCGAACGACACGTCGTTGAAGGAGTTGTTGGCGCTATTGATGAACCCAGTTCCGCTTGCGTTGGTGAACTCCAGATTATGGTATTGCAGTCCACCGCCACTGAAACTGGGGTTTCCGCTACCAGTGAGGCGGATCAGTGAGGACCCCGCCGAAAAGCTCATGTTGGATGCGCTTAGCTGCCAGGCATCGTAGGTGCTGCTGGTTGATGTCAGTACGAGGGTGGAACTTCCCAGCGATAGTGCTCGCACGCCGCTGCCTGCCGAGTACAGTTGGTTAGCGAACACGTATTGACTATTGGTGTTGAGGGCACCTGAGGTCAGGGTAATTGTCGTTCCCGTGTTGTATGTGACCAGCGAGTCCTGCAAGGTCCAAGCCCCACCGATGCCATTGAAGGTGATACTTGAACGAACGATTTTGCCTGCCGTGGTAATGGTGCTGTTGCCGCTGTTGGACTTGAAGGTCACCAGGCCGGTGTGCGTCAGGTTCATGCTCTGGGTGAGCGTGTAGGAGCCGTAGATATCCAGCGGCTGGTTGCCGGCCAGCGTCGGGTTGGGCAAACCGGCGGTCCAGGTCATGTTGCGGCAGTAGGCCTGTGCGTTCACCGTCACAGATTGCCCTGCGCCCGTGAACGAATTCGAATCGAACACTACGTTGTCGTAGATCGAAGGGATGCAGTTGCTGCTGTTGCCACCGGAGGTTGTGGACCAATGCAAGGGATCGGTCCAGTTGCCGCTGTTGCCTACCCAGTACAAAGTCTGTGAAGCCGGGGTATTGATGTTCCAGCCCGTATTGCCACCGAAGTCCGTGGTATTGTTGGCGGTGAAGTTGGCGCCACCGCTGGCAGTGACGTTAGTGAGGTAGACATAGTTGATGGTGACACTGCCGCCGTTCTTGATGAAGCCCCCTCCGCTCAGAGGCATCGGCACAGCACAAGTTCCATTGGCCGTAAGCGTCCCGGTGAGCGTCTGATTCCCCCGAGAGGGTGTAGGTCTTACTGGTGGCGAAGGTCAGGTCGTGGTAGCTCTGGTTGCCATTGAGGTCCCCGTTGCCTGCGAACGACACGTCGTTGAAGGAGTTGTTGGCGCTATTGATGAACCCAGTTCCGCTTGCGTTGGTGAACTCCAGATTATGGTATTGCAGTCCACCGCCACTGAAACTGGGGTTTCCGCTACCAGTGAGGCGGATCAGTGAGGACCCCGCCGAAAAGCTCATGTTGGATGCGCTTAGCTGCCAGGCATCGTAGGTGCTGCTGGTTGATGTCAGTACGAGGGTGGAACTTCCCAGCGATAGTGCTCGCACGCCGCTGCCTGCCGAGTACAGTTGGTTAGCGAACACGTATTGACTATTGGTGTTGAGGGCACCTGAGGTCAGGGTAATTGTCGTTCCCGTGTTGTATGTGACCAGCGAGTCCTGCAAGGTCCAAGCCCCACCGATGCCATTGAAGGTGATACTTGAACGAACGATTTTGCCTGCCGTGGTAATGGTGCTGTTGCCGCTGTTGGACTTGAAGGTCACCAGGCCGGTGTGCGTCAGGTTCATGCTCTGGGTGAGCGTGTAGGAGCCGTAGATATCCAGCGGCTGGTTGCCGGCCAGCGTCGGGTTGGGCAAACCGGCGGTCCAGGTCATGTTGCGGCAGTAGGCCTGTGCGTTCACCGTCACAGATTGCCCTGCGCCCGTGAACGAATTCGAATCGAAAATAACGTCGTCCGTCGTGGTCGGTACACAGGCACAGCTTGCCCCTCCGGAGCTATTCGACCAATGTGTGGGGTCGTTCCAATTACCCGCTCCATTGATCCAGTACAAGGTTGCGCCTTTCAAATGGCCGATGAAAAGCGCGAAGACAAGTGCTAGCAAAGATTTCATGGTCGGAATGGGTTGCGTCAAGGCGGTTTGGAATTGAAAACTAGCAATTTCGCTGCTATTCGCAAGTTTCATCGCCAGCATAGGTGGTATTTGCCATTGATATTCTGCCAAGAGGCAAGGTCTATTCTCCACCCTCGCGCAAGGCAAAAGCCTGCAGCTATGGTTCATCGTTCCACACCATCTCCACCTCACCCCAGCAAGAAGCCCCGCCATCGGCGGGGCTTCTTGCATTCCCCCCTGTCATCGCGAGCGTAGCGAAGCGATCTTGAGAGGGCCGGGGGTGAGGTCGGGGTGAGGCCCTAAGGCTCCGGTGGCACCGGCGGCTCATCCCCGCCCTTCGCCCCCGTGTTCACCACGATCCGCGCATCGAAGTACTCCTGATAGAAATCCGGCTTCGTCAGCTCGAACTCGCTCATCAGCTTGTCCATCCGCGTTGTCAGGATCGTCGTTCCCTCCTTGATCAGCGCCTCAATCGCCTCCGTCGCTCCCTTCCGTACCGTGATCGCCGTGCGTGGCGCGCTGATCACCGCTTCGTAATCATCAATCAGCGTCTGCAGGTCCGTCAGGTCGCCCGCCGCCACGCCGTACGCCACGATGCTCGCTGCCACGGCGTTCGCCTCATCGTGTATCACTTGGCATTTCTGCGCGATCACCGCATCGCGCGGTGCAGCAAGGTCGCTGTAGCTCACATCCATCTTCTCACGCAGCACGGTGTTGCCATCATCCACCGCGAAGGCATACACCTTGTTCGCGATCTCCAGCCCCTTCCGGATCATCTTCTCCTTCTTCTCCCCCTTATCCAGGGCATAGCCTTCAAGGTCCGTGGTCTGCTTCGCGATCTCCGCTTCGATCGCAACGATCTTGTCCTTGAACGCGGTCACCGCATTCGCAAAGGGCAACAGCGCAGCCCAAGCAGCGTTGTGCGCATCAACAGCGGTCTGGGTCGCATAGAACATCGTGAATCGGTCCTCAAGGTCCTTTCTCATCGCATGGTGGTGTTATGGTTTTCCGGCATCCACCGGAGCGCCGCATCAGCGTTCGCACCGCCAAACAAGTAGGCAATCGATTTCATTTTTCGCCATATTCGCATGAACCATGTATTCGCATCACGTGCTCCATTCAACGCACGCATTTCACTCGCTTACCGCGCGTCCCCGTCCGGAACGCCCGTTATGGATATTCAGCGATGCCGCGTTTCAATTTCGGAACCCTTCATTCAAATTCTCCGACAAGACATTGAGGTTTTGGAATACGAGATTGAAGTTTTGGAATGTGACATTGAGGTTTTGGAATGCGAGCATCCCGCTTCAGCAAGAGTTCGTCGGATTTCCGGATCAGAACGTCCCAGAATCCGAACCCCGCATCGGGTTTTTCGAACAGTCTAT
Coding sequences within it:
- a CDS encoding PKD domain-containing protein yields the protein MIEIVSGSPGSGNGVVEYSVTANPGSSVRNGTMTIAGQTFQVNQAGSNPITYTITASAQPENNSYPNPIPMPVSPYLKICGDGSRATWITVTVTGGTVDLNQLKLRIADSNGDIGYYGAFNNLHILGGNYVRTRFSHPRYMDEPGYGRSDEIQVYLENDPTTTLASLPIRVYRSPIAFIHGLGGNQSAFEVLADRLLITGQYPYDASLPWESPLFWRANYSSTSTRRFLVNRKVVPNSINLALSQAMSQGYSCGKVSVIGHSMGGVLSRIYLQSHDGVTYRQDMNRLITVSTPHFGTQLANHCAITNFPYPSACPVVLSIVGLGSPWGGLSTGAVSDLRVNSLPIWKLNNLPQLNSVPSVTLSSNAVGEVASGAIAFSIAFAAALSTGGANIYDSEANDLVVPMSSQRSNLNLQPVVSAQWHIGSAENITIYDQTSALLNSDPTGPQFAQAGFPQANLVYMPPMGETDPQVAARSGGSDQVSIDSPWDGQEFAAGASVMVDISYAGNMSRMLLMALPNGLDPIVIDTVPVNQLEFTIPANAVGNVGLFLLGGTDTEWTSNDEGYITVSASVPPDSIRAIPHSVTIPLGLTESIMLEGYFNGSSQAVSLVDANGLDIAINGPLLSYEGEGVFQALAVGSTEVVYTYLGLSDTTFVTIIDDPAALVAAFEYTDEVICEGESVTFTDASQGLAVSHEWTFPGGSPSSSTGPGAIVYYSQAGVYPVSLVTTFINGIDSISVDQLVVVNPNPEAVIQNGGNVLVASTENATYQWLDCANANTPIDGATDQEFYPTLTGQYAVAVTQNGCNSISDCEFFIITGVTTPGQPAGCYLAPNPNSGQAMLYLPTDWKSGTARIEDMAGRVLFSEAINGRQRVPLQVQAASGVYTLLVNSESGVQSLRFVVER